In Anopheles gambiae chromosome 2, idAnoGambNW_F1_1, whole genome shotgun sequence, a single window of DNA contains:
- the LOC1273458 gene encoding tRNA (cytosine(34)-C(5))-methyltransferase isoform X1: MGKPKHMTNKQNPFAKKKRNNKEKAAEPPVRRDKPYESIVLENESFEAYYKHQQICGSDAEWDQFMAHMRRNLPVTFRITGSKAQAQLLLKLIKEDFFEEYFRAVKELRKEEPDALVEPPRCLEWYPREMAWQLELSRKDIRRSEPLFKLHNFLISETSSGYISRQEAVSMIPPLVLGVEPHHKVLDMCAAPGSKTAQLIESLHAGDGGTIPSGFVMANDVDNNRCYMLVHQAKRLNSPCFVVTNGDSSTFPSMQYTKDDGTVSPLKFDRVLCDVPCSGDGTLRKNADIWNKWNLAQASNLHGLQYRILKRGAELLEVGGKLVYSTCSLNPIENEAVLHHLLKESDDSLEIVECSGALPTLKYSTGLTYWEPASKDLTFYKSFDEVPESQRTVLRPGMFPPPKEEAVNRYHLDRCLRILPHQQNTGGFFVALLEKKKPLPWETVTAVVGADGQESSETAIVEPPQKKTKYMRGFKEDPFVFFDEKEEVFDSLNKFFQLSADFEPRNLLTRCKVGKKKNVYFCSSIVRDIVQLNEKRIKMINLGVKSFVRCATRNIECDFRLASEGLANVNAYIGSQRRVMVQKQDLIALLSCTDPTRPPEISSLTAETQKNLQGVASGSCVLECMVEDVKLATVGWKGAMSLRAYVDQYDTVHMLRLLGGDLTKFGKSVAHSHFAPSIRGYCNKKKTIYFCLTQKKINSKTNVTQWKPRRTMNRKRTTIWLPTMPSQQLCRRNLTSSRV, from the exons ATGggcaaaccaaaacacatgACGAACAAACAGAACCCGTTTGCGAAGAAGAAACGCAACAACAAGGAAAAG GCCGCTGAACCTCCGGTGCGTCGTGACAAGCCGTACGAAAGCATCGTGCTAGAGAATGAATCGTTCGAAGCGTACTACAAGCATCAGCAGATCTGCGGCAGCGATGCCGAGTGGGACCAGTTTATGGCGCACATGCGAAGAAACCTTCCGGTAACGTTCCGCATCACCGGCTCGAAGGCACAGgcccagctgctgctgaagctgaTTAAGGAAGACTTCTTCGAAGAGTACTTCCGGGCGGTGAAGGAGCTGCGCAAGGAAGAGCCGGACGCGCTGGTTGAGCCGCCCCGTTGCCTCGAGTGGTATCCGCGGGAAATGGCCTGGCAGCTGGAGCTATCGCGCAAAGACATTCGCCGGTCCGAGCCACTGTTCAAGCTGCACAACTTTCTCATCTCGGAAACGAGCTCGGGCTACATCAGCCGGCAGGAAGCGGTCTCGATGATACCGCCGCTAGTGCTGGGCGTGGAGCCGCATCACAAGGTGTTGGACATGTGTGCGGCACCCGGTTCGAAGACGGCACAGCTGATCGAGTCGCTGCACGCCGGCGACGGTGGCACCATACCGTCCGGGTTCGTCATGGCGAACGATGTGGACAACAACCGGTGCTACATGCTGGTGCACCAGGCGAAGCGCCTCAACTCGCCGTGCTTTGTGGTAACGAACGGGGACAGCTCGACCTTTCCCTCGATGCAGTACACGAAGGACGACGGTACGGTGTCGCCGCTGAAGTTCGATCGGGTGCTCTGCGACGTGCCCTGCTCGGGCGATGGAACGCTGCGGAAAAACGCCGACATCTGGAACAAGTGGAACCTGGCCCAGGCGTCCAATCTGCACGGGCTGCAGTACCGCATACTGAAGCGCGGGGCCGAGCTGCTCGAGGTAGGCGGCAAGCTCGTCTACTCGACCTGCTCGCTGAACCCGATCGAGAACGAGGCCGTCCTGCACCACCTGCTGAAGGAGTCGGACGATTCGCTGGAGATTGTCGAGTGCAGTGGTGCGCTGCCGACGCTCAAGTATTCCACCGGTCTAACCTACTGGGAGCCGGCGTCGAAAGATTTAACGTTCTACAAATCGTTCGATGAAGTGCCCGAATCGCAGCGAACCGTTCTGCGGCCCGGCATGTTTCCACCGCCGAAAGAGGAAGCCGTGAACAGGTATCATCTCGATCGCTGCCTGCGCATCTTGCCGCACCAGCAAAACACGGGCGGCTTCTTTGTGGCGCTGCTcgagaaaaagaaacccctGCCCTGGGAAACGGTCACGGCGGTGGTGGGGGCGGACGGACAGGAATCGTCCGAAACTGCCATCGTGGAACCGCCGCAGAAGAAAACGAAGTACATGCGTGGGTTCAAGGAAGATCCGTTCGTGTTTTTCGACGAGAAGGAGGAGGTGTTCGACTCGCTCAACAAGTTCTTCCAGCTTAGTGCAG ACTTTGAGCCGCGGAATCTACTTACGCGATGCAAGGTGggtaagaagaaaaatgtgtaCTTCTGTTCGAGCATTGTGCGTGATATCGTGCAGCTGAACGAGAAGCGCATAAAGATGATCAATCTCGGCGTGAAGTCGTTCGTACGCTGCGCCACACGTAACATCGAGTGCGACTTTCGGCTCGCCAGTGAAGGGCTGGCCAATGTAAATGCGTACATTGGCAGTCAGCGTCGCGTGATGGTGCAGAAGCAGGATTTAATCGCGCTGCTGTCTTGCACCGACCCTACCAGACCGCCCGAAATTTCCTCCCTCACTGCTGAAACGCAGAAGAACCTTCAGGGTGTTG CGTCCGGCAGCTGCGTACTCGAATGTATGGTAGAGGATGTAAAACTAGCCACGGTCGGATGGAAGGGAGCGATGAGCCTGCGAGCGTACGTTGATCAGTACGATACGGTGCACATGCTCCGGCTGCTCGGTGGAGATCTTACGAAATTCGGTAAGTCCGTTGCTCACAGTCACTTTGCGCCCAGCATAAGGGGttattgtaacaaaaaaaaaacaatctattTCTGTTtgacacagaaaaaaataaattccaaGACAAACGTGACGCAGTGGAAGCCCAGGAGGACGATGAACAGGAAGCGAACGACGATATGGTTACCGACGATGCCGAGTCAGCAGCTGTGCAGGAGGAATCTAACGAGTAGTAGAGTTTAA
- the LOC1273458 gene encoding tRNA (cytosine(34)-C(5))-methyltransferase isoform X2, with protein sequence MGKPKHMTNKQNPFAKKKRNNKEKAAEPPVRRDKPYESIVLENESFEAYYKHQQICGSDAEWDQFMAHMRRNLPVTFRITGSKAQAQLLLKLIKEDFFEEYFRAVKELRKEEPDALVEPPRCLEWYPREMAWQLELSRKDIRRSEPLFKLHNFLISETSSGYISRQEAVSMIPPLVLGVEPHHKVLDMCAAPGSKTAQLIESLHAGDGGTIPSGFVMANDVDNNRCYMLVHQAKRLNSPCFVVTNGDSSTFPSMQYTKDDGTVSPLKFDRVLCDVPCSGDGTLRKNADIWNKWNLAQASNLHGLQYRILKRGAELLEVGGKLVYSTCSLNPIENEAVLHHLLKESDDSLEIVECSGALPTLKYSTGLTYWEPASKDLTFYKSFDEVPESQRTVLRPGMFPPPKEEAVNRYHLDRCLRILPHQQNTGGFFVALLEKKKPLPWETVTAVVGADGQESSETAIVEPPQKKTKYMRGFKEDPFVFFDEKEEVFDSLNKFFQLSADFEPRNLLTRCKVGKKKNVYFCSSIVRDIVQLNEKRIKMINLGVKSFVRCATRNIECDFRLASEGLANVNAYIGSQRRVMVQKQDLIALLSCTDPTRPPEISSLTAETQKNLQGVASGSCVLECMVEDVKLATVGWKGAMSLRAYVDQYDTVHMLRLLGGDLTKFEKNKFQDKRDAVEAQEDDEQEANDDMVTDDAESAAVQEESNE encoded by the exons ATGggcaaaccaaaacacatgACGAACAAACAGAACCCGTTTGCGAAGAAGAAACGCAACAACAAGGAAAAG GCCGCTGAACCTCCGGTGCGTCGTGACAAGCCGTACGAAAGCATCGTGCTAGAGAATGAATCGTTCGAAGCGTACTACAAGCATCAGCAGATCTGCGGCAGCGATGCCGAGTGGGACCAGTTTATGGCGCACATGCGAAGAAACCTTCCGGTAACGTTCCGCATCACCGGCTCGAAGGCACAGgcccagctgctgctgaagctgaTTAAGGAAGACTTCTTCGAAGAGTACTTCCGGGCGGTGAAGGAGCTGCGCAAGGAAGAGCCGGACGCGCTGGTTGAGCCGCCCCGTTGCCTCGAGTGGTATCCGCGGGAAATGGCCTGGCAGCTGGAGCTATCGCGCAAAGACATTCGCCGGTCCGAGCCACTGTTCAAGCTGCACAACTTTCTCATCTCGGAAACGAGCTCGGGCTACATCAGCCGGCAGGAAGCGGTCTCGATGATACCGCCGCTAGTGCTGGGCGTGGAGCCGCATCACAAGGTGTTGGACATGTGTGCGGCACCCGGTTCGAAGACGGCACAGCTGATCGAGTCGCTGCACGCCGGCGACGGTGGCACCATACCGTCCGGGTTCGTCATGGCGAACGATGTGGACAACAACCGGTGCTACATGCTGGTGCACCAGGCGAAGCGCCTCAACTCGCCGTGCTTTGTGGTAACGAACGGGGACAGCTCGACCTTTCCCTCGATGCAGTACACGAAGGACGACGGTACGGTGTCGCCGCTGAAGTTCGATCGGGTGCTCTGCGACGTGCCCTGCTCGGGCGATGGAACGCTGCGGAAAAACGCCGACATCTGGAACAAGTGGAACCTGGCCCAGGCGTCCAATCTGCACGGGCTGCAGTACCGCATACTGAAGCGCGGGGCCGAGCTGCTCGAGGTAGGCGGCAAGCTCGTCTACTCGACCTGCTCGCTGAACCCGATCGAGAACGAGGCCGTCCTGCACCACCTGCTGAAGGAGTCGGACGATTCGCTGGAGATTGTCGAGTGCAGTGGTGCGCTGCCGACGCTCAAGTATTCCACCGGTCTAACCTACTGGGAGCCGGCGTCGAAAGATTTAACGTTCTACAAATCGTTCGATGAAGTGCCCGAATCGCAGCGAACCGTTCTGCGGCCCGGCATGTTTCCACCGCCGAAAGAGGAAGCCGTGAACAGGTATCATCTCGATCGCTGCCTGCGCATCTTGCCGCACCAGCAAAACACGGGCGGCTTCTTTGTGGCGCTGCTcgagaaaaagaaacccctGCCCTGGGAAACGGTCACGGCGGTGGTGGGGGCGGACGGACAGGAATCGTCCGAAACTGCCATCGTGGAACCGCCGCAGAAGAAAACGAAGTACATGCGTGGGTTCAAGGAAGATCCGTTCGTGTTTTTCGACGAGAAGGAGGAGGTGTTCGACTCGCTCAACAAGTTCTTCCAGCTTAGTGCAG ACTTTGAGCCGCGGAATCTACTTACGCGATGCAAGGTGggtaagaagaaaaatgtgtaCTTCTGTTCGAGCATTGTGCGTGATATCGTGCAGCTGAACGAGAAGCGCATAAAGATGATCAATCTCGGCGTGAAGTCGTTCGTACGCTGCGCCACACGTAACATCGAGTGCGACTTTCGGCTCGCCAGTGAAGGGCTGGCCAATGTAAATGCGTACATTGGCAGTCAGCGTCGCGTGATGGTGCAGAAGCAGGATTTAATCGCGCTGCTGTCTTGCACCGACCCTACCAGACCGCCCGAAATTTCCTCCCTCACTGCTGAAACGCAGAAGAACCTTCAGGGTGTTG CGTCCGGCAGCTGCGTACTCGAATGTATGGTAGAGGATGTAAAACTAGCCACGGTCGGATGGAAGGGAGCGATGAGCCTGCGAGCGTACGTTGATCAGTACGATACGGTGCACATGCTCCGGCTGCTCGGTGGAGATCTTACGAAATTCG aaaaaaataaattccaaGACAAACGTGACGCAGTGGAAGCCCAGGAGGACGATGAACAGGAAGCGAACGACGATATGGTTACCGACGATGCCGAGTCAGCAGCTGTGCAGGAGGAATCTAACGAGTAG
- the LOC133391109 gene encoding putative nuclease HARBI1, producing MMKDEFMPVPTTEKFQQISREFWQKYNFPNIVGCIDGKHVMIKAPANSGSDYFNYKKYFSLHLQAVADAHGKFIFIDVGEYGRRSDSGVFNSSSLYQAIENGELNIPPAKPLPGSIEPMPYVLLGDQGYPLKTYLLRPYPFHNLSAEQIRFNFMHARARRIIECAFGILVTRWRCLMTELQMTPDHVTIIVQACCLLHNICSNLKKPRKILRWTNPTGITVNRNSHNHPSRDAYRVREIFKNYFFENGV from the coding sequence ATGATGAAAGACGAATTCATGCCGGTACCAACAACtgaaaaatttcaacaaattaGCAGAGAGTTTTggcaaaaatacaattttcccAACATCGTCGGATGCATCGATGGCAAGCATGTGATGATCAAAGCACCGGCTAATAGTGGATCAGATTACTTTAACTACAAAAAGTACTTTTCTTTGCATCTACAAGCTGTCGCTGATGCACATggaaaatttatatttatcgATGTAGGTGAATATGGACGACGTAGTGACAGTGGGGTGTTTAATAGCTCGTCATTGTACCAAGCAATAGAGAATGGAGAGCTAAATATCCCTCCAGCGAAACCACTTCCTGGGTCAATTGAACCTATGCCATACGTTTTATTAGGGGACCAAGGATACcctttaaaaacatatttgctCAGACCCTATCCATTTCATAATTTATCGGCAGAGCAAATTAGGTTTAATTTTATGCATGCAAGAGCGAGGCGGATTATTGAGTGTGCTTTTGGCATACTAGTTACGAGATGGCGGTGTCTAATGACGGAGCTTCAAATGACTCCTGATCATGTAACAATTATTGTACAAGCATGCTGTTTGCTGCATAATATTTgctcaaatttaaaaaaaccacGCAAAATCCTACGATGGACAAATCCAACTGGTATTACCGTAAACAGAAATAGTCATAATCATCCCTCACGCGATGCTTATAGGGTGAGGgagattttcaaaaattatttcTTTGAAAATGGTGTTTAA